One segment of Xanthomonas oryzae pv. oryzae DNA contains the following:
- the mrdA gene encoding penicillin-binding protein 2 — protein sequence MHGRRHPKNPHAEAEQFRRRAVLGFAMVLICLVGLGGWYFKLQVLDHEVYTTRSEANRIKPKPVVPGRGMIYDRTGRLLAENVPAFRLDVTPDKVTDMSAMLDALGNVIPISPEDLERFNRERHARRSFLPVTLKLRMSDEEMARFAVERWRFPGVELEPYLTRRYPYGPLFAHIIGYVGRIDEKDLAVLGEGNAALTHMGKSGLERYYEQDLRGQVGYEQVETNVQGRAIRTVGRVAPQSGADLRLSVDADLQRAMVAAFGEHEGAAIAMDPRTGEILGMVSLPSYDPNLFVNGISHTDFKMLNDNPSRPQFNRLVLGGVAPGSTLKPLIALAGLDSGVRRPEDRVLSTGMFYLPGVSRGWGDSHRGGHGWTDLRKSIAQSVNTYYYRLAVDMGIERFDHYLGEYGFGQPTGVDLLGEIGGILPSPAYKYKTRKERWYPGDTVNIAIGQGDWKVTPLQLVRGVSAIASGLLLRPHLVLEERTGFDHPWEPMIQPPGKPISPNPAHLQVVREGMMDTMRPGGTGYAITPGAPYQMAGKTGTAQVVSRKGVAAVDPRSLPLHLRHRGLFVGFAPADHPVIAVAVAVEGGGFGTSSAAPIARKIFDAWLLGKMPAGLEPLDSELGMTAVGVNRFEAGVTDARAAGDAAAATLDELPVVVGQTAVALDPNTPAQPVVPDVPDAVQETDH from the coding sequence ATGCACGGGCGCCGTCATCCCAAGAATCCGCATGCCGAGGCCGAACAGTTCCGCCGCCGCGCGGTGCTGGGCTTTGCGATGGTGCTGATTTGCCTGGTCGGCCTGGGCGGTTGGTACTTCAAGTTGCAGGTGCTCGATCACGAGGTGTATACCACGCGCTCGGAGGCCAATCGCATCAAGCCCAAGCCGGTAGTGCCTGGGCGCGGCATGATCTACGACCGCACCGGCCGGCTGCTGGCCGAAAACGTGCCGGCCTTCCGCCTGGACGTGACCCCCGACAAGGTCACCGACATGAGCGCCATGCTGGACGCGCTCGGCAACGTCATCCCGATCTCGCCGGAGGACTTGGAGCGCTTCAACCGCGAGCGGCACGCACGACGCAGCTTCCTGCCAGTGACGCTCAAGCTGCGCATGAGCGATGAAGAGATGGCGCGGTTTGCGGTGGAGCGCTGGCGCTTCCCCGGCGTGGAGCTGGAGCCGTATCTGACCCGCCGTTATCCCTATGGACCGTTGTTCGCGCACATCATCGGCTATGTGGGCCGTATCGATGAAAAAGACCTGGCGGTGCTGGGCGAGGGCAATGCCGCGCTGACCCACATGGGCAAATCCGGGCTGGAGCGCTATTACGAGCAGGATCTGCGCGGGCAGGTCGGTTACGAGCAGGTCGAAACCAACGTGCAGGGGCGGGCGATCCGCACCGTTGGCCGGGTCGCGCCGCAATCGGGTGCGGACCTGCGCCTGTCGGTAGACGCCGATCTGCAGCGCGCCATGGTGGCGGCATTCGGCGAGCACGAAGGCGCGGCCATCGCAATGGACCCGCGCACCGGCGAGATCCTGGGCATGGTCAGCCTGCCCAGCTACGACCCCAATCTGTTCGTCAACGGCATCTCGCATACCGATTTCAAGATGCTCAACGACAACCCGTCGCGGCCGCAGTTCAATCGCCTGGTGCTGGGCGGCGTGGCGCCGGGCTCCACGCTCAAGCCGCTGATCGCGCTGGCTGGCCTGGACAGCGGCGTGCGCCGGCCGGAAGACCGGGTGTTGTCCACCGGCATGTTCTACCTGCCCGGCGTGAGCCGCGGCTGGGGCGATTCGCACCGCGGCGGGCATGGCTGGACCGACCTGCGCAAATCCATCGCCCAGTCGGTCAATACCTATTACTACCGCCTGGCGGTGGATATGGGCATCGAGCGCTTCGACCACTACCTGGGCGAATACGGCTTCGGCCAGCCCACCGGTGTGGATCTGCTGGGCGAAATCGGCGGCATCCTGCCGTCGCCGGCCTACAAGTACAAGACCCGCAAGGAGCGCTGGTATCCCGGCGACACGGTCAATATCGCGATTGGTCAGGGCGACTGGAAGGTGACGCCGCTGCAGCTGGTGCGCGGCGTCTCGGCGATCGCCAGTGGCCTGCTGCTGCGCCCGCATCTGGTGCTGGAAGAACGCACCGGCTTCGATCACCCGTGGGAACCGATGATCCAGCCGCCGGGCAAGCCGATCAGCCCGAATCCGGCGCATCTGCAGGTAGTGCGCGAAGGCATGATGGACACCATGCGGCCCGGCGGCACCGGCTATGCCATCACGCCCGGTGCGCCGTACCAGATGGCCGGCAAGACCGGTACCGCGCAGGTGGTCAGCCGCAAGGGCGTGGCGGCGGTGGACCCACGCAGCTTGCCGTTGCACTTGCGCCACCGCGGTCTGTTCGTCGGCTTTGCGCCGGCCGATCACCCGGTCATCGCGGTGGCAGTGGCGGTGGAGGGGGGCGGCTTCGGTACCAGCTCGGCGGCGCCGATTGCGCGCAAGATCTTCGATGCCTGGCTGCTGGGCAAGATGCCCGCCGGCCTGGAGCCGTTGGACAGCGAGCTCGGCATGACCGCCGTAGGCGTCAATCGGTTCGAAGCCGGCGTCACCGATGCGCGCGCAGCCGGCGATGCGGCAGCCGCCACGCTGGACGAGCTGCCGGTGGTGGTCGGACAGACCGCCGTTGCGCTGGACCCCAACACGCCCGCGCAACCGGTGGTGCCGGATGTGCCGGACGCGGTGCAGGAGACCGACCATTGA
- the rodA gene encoding rod shape-determining protein RodA has protein sequence MSDILRWLVDMAARFTRSLDWVLCLALGGLMAIGLSVLKSAGGTANGQHLLQAQAIRFVIGIAAMWGISRMSVLRLRAWTPWVYGLSMLPLLAVFALGTGKYGRQWLDLKVFYLQPAELLKISLPMMAAWYLHRMPLPPRISTVLVTGMIIGVPTALIMLQPDFGTGVLIAASGVFVLLLAGLPWWWVAVGVGGVSAAAPVAWFWLLRPYQKDRIMMFLNPENDALGAGWNIIQSKIAIGSGGLNGKGWGLGSQSHLNFIPEQTTDFAFSVLSEEFGWIGVATVLTLYLIVIGRCLWIASQARDTYSRLVAGATGLAFFVYVVVNGGMISGVLPVVGVPMPLMSYGGTSAVSLLAGLGLVMAVKSHRPVHGY, from the coding sequence TTGAGCGACATCCTGCGCTGGTTGGTTGACATGGCCGCGCGCTTTACGCGCAGCCTGGACTGGGTGCTGTGCCTGGCGCTGGGCGGGCTGATGGCGATCGGCCTGTCGGTGCTCAAAAGCGCCGGTGGCACTGCCAACGGCCAGCACCTGTTGCAGGCGCAAGCCATCCGCTTCGTCATCGGCATCGCGGCGATGTGGGGCATTTCGCGCATGTCCGTGCTGCGTCTGCGCGCCTGGACACCGTGGGTGTATGGCTTGTCGATGCTGCCGCTGTTGGCGGTCTTCGCGCTGGGCACCGGTAAGTACGGCCGCCAGTGGCTGGATCTGAAAGTGTTTTACCTGCAGCCGGCCGAGCTACTCAAGATCAGCCTGCCGATGATGGCGGCCTGGTACCTGCATCGCATGCCGCTGCCGCCGCGCATTTCCACCGTGTTGGTGACCGGGATGATTATCGGCGTGCCCACCGCGCTGATCATGCTGCAGCCGGACTTCGGCACCGGTGTGTTGATCGCGGCCAGCGGCGTGTTCGTGCTGCTGCTGGCCGGCTTGCCGTGGTGGTGGGTGGCCGTCGGCGTGGGCGGTGTGTCTGCGGCTGCGCCGGTGGCGTGGTTCTGGCTGCTGCGGCCGTACCAGAAGGACCGCATCATGATGTTCCTCAACCCCGAGAACGACGCGCTCGGCGCAGGCTGGAACATCATCCAGTCCAAGATCGCGATTGGCTCGGGCGGGTTGAACGGCAAGGGCTGGGGCCTGGGCTCGCAATCGCATCTGAACTTCATTCCCGAACAGACCACCGACTTTGCGTTTTCGGTGCTTAGCGAAGAATTTGGCTGGATCGGCGTGGCCACCGTGCTGACCTTGTATCTCATCGTCATCGGTCGCTGCCTGTGGATCGCATCGCAGGCGCGCGACACCTATTCGCGCCTGGTTGCCGGCGCCACCGGCCTGGCTTTTTTCGTCTATGTCGTGGTCAACGGCGGCATGATCTCCGGCGTGCTGCCGGTGGTGGGCGTGCCGATGCCGCTGATGAGTTACGGCGGCACCTCGGCGGTATCGTTGCTGGCCGGGCTGGGGTTGGTCATGGCAGTGAAGTCGCATCGCCCGGTGCATGGGTACTGA
- a CDS encoding type VI secretion system Vgr family protein, with product MDISTALAAPSQHARLIQLSSPQPDFVVERFTGTEAVCAGFRFEIDCLSMRNDVDLDGLLEQPLTLQLRQAAGTMRRWHGLCTAVAALGGDGGLVRYRLTMEPWTALPALGRNAVIFQDLDTRAICEQLFAAYPQALFRFDVQQTLPARAITTQYRESDWDFATRIDILAQQKIVLQAGRTSITLEGGNITFACPGTFTVKAGQHPFMGGESNAADLPPLPEERVPTQTLHLDHRYHDDQALAGADSAITLANGQQMRGRLDAQGRATVPTIPAGTVDLMFFPMAGLFGRNDMTPTPNDAVDPSATQLDGVIGKYAIPPAGDTDKGVS from the coding sequence ATGGATATATCGACTGCACTGGCCGCACCGTCGCAGCACGCCCGCTTGATCCAGCTGTCCTCGCCGCAACCGGACTTCGTGGTCGAACGCTTCACCGGCACCGAGGCCGTCTGTGCCGGCTTCCGTTTCGAGATCGACTGCCTGTCCATGCGCAACGACGTGGACCTGGACGGCTTGCTCGAACAGCCGCTGACCCTGCAACTGCGCCAGGCCGCGGGCACCATGCGGCGCTGGCATGGCCTGTGTACCGCGGTGGCTGCGCTCGGCGGCGATGGCGGCCTGGTGCGCTATCGCCTGACCATGGAGCCATGGACGGCGCTGCCGGCCCTGGGCCGCAATGCGGTGATCTTCCAGGACCTGGACACGCGTGCGATCTGCGAGCAGCTGTTTGCCGCCTATCCGCAGGCGCTGTTCCGCTTCGACGTGCAGCAGACCCTGCCCGCACGCGCGATCACCACCCAGTACCGCGAGAGCGACTGGGACTTCGCCACCCGCATCGACATCCTGGCCCAGCAGAAGATCGTGCTGCAGGCCGGCCGGACCTCCATCACCCTGGAAGGCGGCAACATCACCTTCGCCTGCCCGGGCACGTTCACGGTCAAGGCCGGGCAGCATCCGTTCATGGGCGGGGAATCGAACGCCGCCGATCTGCCGCCCCTGCCGGAGGAGCGCGTTCCCACGCAGACACTCCATCTGGATCATCGCTATCACGATGACCAAGCGCTGGCCGGCGCGGACTCTGCGATCACACTCGCCAACGGGCAGCAGATGCGCGGCAGGCTCGATGCGCAGGGCCGTGCCACCGTCCCGACGATCCCCGCCGGCACAGTGGACCTCATGTTTTTCCCCATGGCGGGTCTATTTGGACGCAACGACATGACACCGACCCCCAACGACGCCGTCGATCCTTCCGCAACCCAGTTGGATGGGGTGATCGGCAAATACGCAATTCCTCCGGCTGGCGATACAGACAAGGGAGTGTCCTGA
- the mreC gene encoding rod shape-determining protein MreC, producing the protein MPSYAGPPVASRPGEVTSTLRLLVYLVLAVVLIALDSRGSWLRQVRMQANLLIQPIWAVAGLPGRIGSQVRDNAATHAQLVEETRDLRNQLLVANARLTRLQTAALDNAQLRELLNVAERRGLDVQLAPILNIDLDPTRQRLLLDAGSRDGVLLGQAVIDAGGLMGQVIEVTPLHSTVLLLTDPDHAVPVSVARNGVRLIVYGRGDRLELRDIPLSAGVQVGDEIVTSGLDGRFPAGFPVGKVSELHPDDTHAFLIGELIPAAKLDRGRDVLLLRAGKPLRVVPGIGNGASGIGNVNGNGNGNAGPAAATAPANVPVTATPRTPTGMVSNAAADPARPATGAASSAASAAGATSRALPAPTQAAPGAQPAGAPASNRPASMPPRSPASNASSIQNPDARPASPQSVPAGASAESRTGNSRASPPQSTAPNQSQIPKPPSRPSPQETHQ; encoded by the coding sequence GTGCCCTCCTACGCCGGTCCTCCCGTCGCCTCCCGTCCGGGCGAAGTCACCTCCACGCTGCGGCTGCTGGTCTATCTGGTGCTGGCGGTGGTGCTGATCGCGCTCGATAGCCGCGGCAGTTGGCTGAGGCAGGTGCGCATGCAGGCCAATCTGCTGATCCAGCCGATCTGGGCCGTGGCCGGGCTACCGGGGCGGATCGGCTCGCAGGTGCGCGACAACGCCGCAACGCACGCGCAGTTGGTGGAAGAGACCCGGGATCTGCGCAATCAACTGCTGGTCGCCAACGCGCGCCTGACCCGGCTGCAGACTGCAGCGCTGGACAATGCGCAGCTGCGCGAACTGCTCAACGTGGCCGAGCGCCGCGGCCTGGATGTGCAGCTGGCGCCGATCCTGAATATCGATCTGGACCCCACCCGGCAACGCCTGTTGCTGGACGCCGGTAGCCGCGACGGCGTGCTGCTGGGCCAGGCGGTGATCGATGCCGGTGGGCTGATGGGGCAGGTGATCGAAGTGACCCCGCTGCATTCCACCGTGTTACTACTGACCGACCCCGACCACGCCGTGCCGGTCAGTGTCGCGCGCAACGGCGTGCGGCTGATCGTCTACGGCCGCGGCGACCGCCTGGAACTGCGCGACATCCCGCTCAGTGCCGGCGTGCAGGTGGGCGACGAAATCGTCACCTCCGGCCTGGATGGCCGCTTCCCCGCCGGCTTCCCGGTCGGCAAGGTGTCCGAACTTCACCCCGACGACACCCACGCCTTCCTGATCGGCGAACTGATCCCGGCCGCCAAGCTGGATCGCGGCCGCGATGTGTTGCTGCTGCGCGCGGGCAAGCCGTTGCGGGTGGTGCCGGGAATCGGGAATGGGGCGTCGGGAATCGGGAATGTCAACGGCAACGGCAACGGCAATGCCGGGCCTGCCGCCGCTACTGCGCCAGCGAACGTGCCGGTGACCGCAACGCCGCGCACGCCGACGGGCATGGTGTCCAATGCGGCGGCCGATCCGGCCCGCCCGGCGACAGGCGCGGCATCGAGTGCCGCCAGCGCAGCCGGCGCCACGTCGCGCGCCCTGCCCGCGCCGACACAGGCCGCGCCTGGCGCGCAGCCGGCCGGTGCGCCGGCATCCAACCGCCCGGCCAGCATGCCCCCCCGTTCTCCTGCGTCGAACGCATCCAGCATCCAGAATCCCGATGCCCGCCCGGCTTCACCGCAGAGCGTGCCGGCGGGAGCGAGTGCGGAATCGAGAACGGGAAACAGCCGCGCCTCACCGCCGCAGAGCACCGCTCCTAACCAATCCCAAATCCCGAAACCCCCATCCCGTCCGTCTCCGCAGGAGACGCACCAATGA
- the mreD gene encoding rod shape-determining protein MreD: protein MTRMRNTWILPASIFIALVLGLLPLPTVVQPLRPYWLALVLAYWVIEEPDRVGLGLAFVIGVLADLLYGGLLGEQALRLVIMTFILQRFRARMRFFPMSQQALAIGGLLLNDRIVSSAVHLAVGEPTLPWSYWWAPLLGMVLWPPLFVMLDAVRLGKRSKK, encoded by the coding sequence ATGACCCGCATGCGCAACACCTGGATCCTGCCAGCGAGCATCTTCATCGCATTGGTACTGGGTCTGTTGCCGTTGCCGACGGTGGTGCAGCCGTTGCGGCCTTACTGGCTGGCGCTGGTACTGGCGTATTGGGTGATCGAGGAGCCGGATCGGGTTGGGCTGGGCCTGGCCTTCGTGATCGGTGTGCTGGCCGACCTGCTGTATGGCGGGCTGCTCGGCGAGCAGGCGCTGCGGCTGGTGATCATGACCTTCATCCTGCAGCGCTTCCGCGCGCGGATGCGCTTCTTCCCGATGTCGCAGCAGGCGCTGGCGATCGGCGGGCTGCTGCTCAACGACCGCATCGTGTCCTCGGCGGTGCATTTGGCCGTGGGCGAGCCGACCTTGCCGTGGAGCTACTGGTGGGCGCCGCTGCTGGGCATGGTGTTGTGGCCGCCGCTGTTTGTGATGCTGGATGCGGTGCGGCTGGGCAAGCGGAGCAAGAAGTAA
- a CDS encoding Imm71 family immunity protein has protein sequence MNTHFPEGLLLPNELERRQMFYQLKKESSFTAWNRLFELYQAWADVTERSVREADSKGWLDESGISESDYVGIIKGLAHQEEGVRRLRKGDKRVFKFDANGEFVMANPIVSHWHQMVWRIEMRENGINEEMTPLWDEFCFRLREMGNLKSEIWTDIIEGRYLEDPAPNIYGQWFRENVSRMTFPPVIPDVPDPVENTLVATGSRIPCSGIWEPVDAPKPKKFSLFSKPDVPKGFLPYIAAMNYLHGGSDAPKARQETETDSAYPDVVWRLIWRDDRYEDGTIPDEEAEYVFMKPLTSAPSEDSVRPNRRSVSAMSGQRASHSGRWLVMDDLNATAELNEGDELPLHDGRKVQWVLADNQ, from the coding sequence ATGAATACCCATTTCCCCGAAGGACTGCTGTTGCCCAACGAGCTTGAGCGTCGGCAGATGTTCTACCAACTGAAGAAGGAATCTTCCTTCACTGCATGGAATCGACTGTTCGAGCTGTATCAGGCTTGGGCCGACGTTACTGAGCGCAGTGTCCGGGAAGCGGACAGCAAGGGTTGGCTGGATGAAAGTGGCATCAGCGAATCCGATTATGTGGGGATTATAAAAGGGCTGGCTCATCAGGAAGAGGGTGTCCGAAGATTAAGGAAAGGAGATAAACGCGTCTTCAAGTTCGATGCCAATGGCGAATTTGTCATGGCGAATCCCATCGTCAGTCACTGGCACCAAATGGTATGGCGAATCGAGATGCGCGAGAACGGAATCAATGAAGAGATGACTCCTCTATGGGATGAATTTTGTTTCCGATTAAGGGAGATGGGGAATCTAAAGTCGGAAATATGGACGGACATCATCGAAGGGCGTTACCTTGAAGATCCTGCACCTAATATCTATGGGCAGTGGTTTCGAGAAAACGTCTCAAGGATGACTTTTCCACCTGTCATTCCGGATGTACCTGACCCTGTCGAGAACACGCTTGTGGCTACTGGCAGCCGCATCCCTTGCTCAGGCATCTGGGAGCCGGTTGATGCGCCGAAGCCCAAGAAATTCAGCCTGTTCTCCAAGCCGGATGTACCGAAGGGCTTCTTGCCTTACATCGCTGCGATGAACTATCTGCATGGTGGATCTGACGCACCAAAGGCACGTCAAGAAACTGAAACTGATAGCGCATATCCTGACGTCGTCTGGCGCCTGATCTGGCGCGACGACCGTTACGAAGATGGCACCATTCCCGATGAGGAAGCCGAGTACGTCTTCATGAAACCACTGACCAGCGCGCCGTCCGAGGACAGCGTTCGGCCCAATCGCCGCAGCGTCTCGGCCATGAGTGGCCAGCGCGCCTCGCATAGCGGTCGCTGGCTGGTGATGGACGACCTCAACGCGACCGCAGAGCTGAATGAGGGCGATGAACTTCCTCTGCACGATGGTCGCAAGGTGCAGTGGGTATTGGCCGACAACCAATAG
- a CDS encoding type VI secretion system Vgr family protein, whose product MGIGRQPIGEQQAAHTLVVFDPQAQRPDGGTLRFHRAAISEATDAITAFGAQQRITPTCVSTSSWHSEQLSAVSGQASVEAGELPALEVYVQPRAGRFAQAAWAQDAAQARLDALRVSAVLHAGSGSVRTLAAGQTFTLSQHPQYGDQRYTVLALEHSARNNLDTGIAQLLGADGSERGSYRNRFVAAPAATPLRPLPHDRPQVHGPQTARVVGLPDAAVTPNRDHQVRVQFAWQRGSAPNPGGLSADDGHAPGDQRSGTWVPVVEWVAGPNRGTHFLPRIGTEVLVEFLNGDIDQPRITGQLYNGEVAPPFGGGLQAEQSNHPGTLSGLHTQAHDGSGTQQWLLDDTPGHLRTRLHTSLADSTLQLGYLLQGGGAHRGALYGQGFALATQGWGNVHAAQGLLLSTTACAQGASTQLDVAEAVSQLKGAARTADALHATLQAQQVPGLDARTSVSDLHQAIDPQAQGKYSGSVGGQPATKPAACSRQGQAPVERFADARLLVESPDHLAWTTPNSAASYAGQQLQLTVQDDLHASAGQTLAAVVGEHAALFAQTGPLKVIAAAGPVSLQAHAGPLEILADQAVTVTATDTRIDILAQQKIVLQAGRTSITLEGGNITFACPGTFTVKAGQHPFMGGEVAPLKLEKLPDTRLKRPESFSQKITIKGLTPNPFTFSENLTSDVLNNNGSRVELSASERLHQFSRFYTDKKEEDLTVFVKEGNWQFDEALDDDLEFDEES is encoded by the coding sequence GTGGGTATTGGCCGACAACCAATAGGCGAGCAGCAGGCCGCCCATACGCTGGTGGTCTTCGACCCGCAGGCACAGCGCCCGGACGGCGGCACGCTGCGCTTCCACCGCGCCGCCATCAGCGAAGCCACCGATGCCATCACCGCCTTCGGTGCGCAGCAACGCATCACCCCGACGTGCGTCAGCACCAGCAGCTGGCACAGCGAGCAACTGAGCGCCGTCAGTGGCCAGGCCAGCGTCGAGGCCGGCGAGCTGCCGGCGCTGGAGGTCTATGTGCAACCGCGCGCCGGGCGCTTTGCGCAGGCCGCCTGGGCCCAGGACGCGGCGCAAGCGCGGCTGGATGCGCTGCGCGTCTCGGCGGTGCTGCACGCCGGCAGCGGCAGCGTGCGCACCCTGGCCGCCGGCCAGACCTTCACGCTGAGCCAGCATCCGCAGTATGGCGATCAGCGCTACACCGTGCTGGCGCTGGAGCACAGCGCCCGCAACAATCTGGACACCGGCATCGCGCAGCTGCTGGGCGCCGATGGCAGCGAGCGCGGGAGCTACCGCAACCGCTTCGTCGCCGCCCCGGCGGCCACCCCGTTGCGCCCGCTGCCGCACGATCGCCCGCAGGTGCACGGCCCGCAGACCGCGCGCGTGGTTGGCCTGCCCGATGCGGCGGTCACGCCCAACCGCGACCACCAGGTGCGCGTGCAGTTCGCCTGGCAGCGCGGCAGCGCCCCCAATCCCGGAGGGCTGAGTGCCGACGACGGCCACGCCCCGGGCGATCAGCGCAGCGGCACCTGGGTGCCGGTGGTCGAGTGGGTCGCCGGCCCCAACCGGGGCACGCACTTCCTGCCGCGCATCGGCACCGAGGTGCTGGTGGAATTCCTGAACGGGGACATCGACCAACCCCGGATCACCGGGCAACTGTACAACGGCGAAGTGGCCCCGCCGTTCGGCGGCGGGCTGCAGGCCGAGCAGAGCAATCACCCCGGCACGCTCAGCGGCCTGCACACCCAGGCCCACGATGGCAGCGGTACCCAGCAGTGGCTGCTGGACGACACCCCTGGCCACCTGCGCACGCGCCTGCACACCAGCCTGGCCGACAGCACGCTGCAACTGGGCTATCTGCTGCAAGGCGGCGGCGCCCACCGTGGCGCCTTGTACGGCCAGGGCTTCGCGCTGGCCACCCAGGGCTGGGGCAACGTGCATGCGGCGCAGGGGCTGTTGCTGTCGACCACTGCCTGCGCCCAGGGCGCCTCGACCCAACTGGATGTCGCCGAGGCGGTGAGCCAGCTCAAGGGCGCCGCGCGCACCGCCGACGCCTTGCACGCCACCTTGCAGGCCCAGCAGGTGCCCGGGCTGGACGCACGCACCAGCGTCAGCGACCTGCACCAGGCGATCGACCCGCAGGCGCAGGGCAAGTACAGCGGCAGCGTCGGCGGCCAACCGGCGACCAAGCCCGCGGCCTGCAGCCGCCAGGGCCAGGCCCCGGTGGAGCGCTTCGCCGATGCGCGGCTGCTGGTCGAATCGCCGGACCACCTGGCCTGGACCACGCCCAACAGCGCGGCCAGCTACGCCGGCCAACAGCTGCAGCTGACGGTGCAGGACGACCTGCACGCCAGCGCCGGCCAGACCCTGGCGGCGGTGGTGGGCGAGCACGCCGCGCTGTTTGCGCAGACCGGCCCGCTCAAGGTGATTGCCGCCGCCGGCCCGGTGAGCCTACAGGCGCACGCCGGCCCGCTGGAAATCCTTGCCGACCAGGCCGTGACGGTCACGGCCACCGACACCCGCATCGACATCCTGGCCCAGCAGAAGATCGTGCTGCAGGCCGGCCGGACCTCCATCACCCTGGAAGGCGGCAACATCACCTTCGCCTGCCCGGGCACGTTCACGGTCAAGGCCGGGCAGCATCCGTTTATGGGCGGGGAAGTTGCACCTCTAAAACTTGAGAAACTTCCCGATACGAGATTGAAGCGTCCAGAAAGTTTCAGCCAAAAGATAACAATAAAAGGGCTAACGCCTAATCCATTCACTTTTAGTGAAAATTTAACCTCAGATGTCTTAAATAACAACGGCTCCCGCGTTGAACTTTCAGCATCCGAACGACTCCACCAATTCTCCCGATTCTATACTGATAAAAAAGAGGAGGATTTGACGGTTTTCGTCAAAGAAGGGAATTGGCAGTTTGATGAAGCGCTGGATGATGACTTGGAATTTGATGAGGAATCCTGA